Proteins from a genomic interval of Papaver somniferum cultivar HN1 chromosome 4, ASM357369v1, whole genome shotgun sequence:
- the LOC113274362 gene encoding uncharacterized protein LOC113274362: protein MNLLHQVKQETQVELETPPGFTSRLCTLNNCRSYAGLQDNIVVQPKLEKGVKLDFKKDVDLGKVETTGCSEENRNGAVTKTNRNGQDFGARTKTDTRIYEYPDPEFFNFEIDKREECFAVGQLWAVYDDFDGMPRLYARIDKVGLFVYSRTQNASLPSFKVYITWLDASPDRVDDVVWNKKGLPIACGKFKHGAAGTLSDVSIFSHQVVWRKGKTSKTCIIYPRKGETWALFKNWNINWSSDPNNHRNFDYEYVEVLSDDNEQSGIHVALFG, encoded by the coding sequence ATGAATCTGCTTCATCAAGTAAAACAAGAAACACAAGTAGAACTAGAGACCCCTCCAGGCTTCACATCAAGGTTATGTACTCTTAACAACTGTCGATCTTATGCTGGGTTACAAGATAATATAGTAGTGCAGCCGAAACTAGAAAAAGGGGTGAAGTTGGATTTTAAAAAAGATGTGGATCTGGGCAAGGTAGAAACAACTGGGTGCTCTGAGGAGAACAGAAACGGAGCAGTCACAAAAACTAACAGAAATGGACAAGATTTCGGTGCTAGAACTAAGACGGATACAAGGATCTATGAGTATCCTGATCCGGAGTTCTTCAACTTTGAGATAGACAAGAGAGAGGAGTGTTTTGCAGTTGGTCAGTTGTGGGCTGTTTATGACGATTTTGATGGCATGCCGCGACTCTATGCTCGGATTGACAAAGTTGGTCTATTTGTATATTCTCGGACCCAGAATGCTTCTTTGCCTAGTTTCAAGGTGTATATCACATGGTTAGATGCTTCACCTGATCGCGTAGATGATGTTGTTTGGAACAAGAAGGGATTACCCATTGCCTGTGGTAAGTTCAAACACGGGGCGGCTGGTACACTCAGTGATGTTAGTATTTTCTCTCATCAGGTTGTCTGGAGAAAAGGCAAGACTTCGAAAACTTGCATCATATATCCTAGAAAAGGTGAAACATGGGCACTCTTCAAGAACTGGAATATTAATTGGAGCTCTGATCCGAATAACCATAGAAACTTTGATTATGAATACGTAGAAGTCCTGTCAGACGATAACGAGCAATCGGGAATTCATGTAGCATTATTTGGTTAA
- the LOC113271576 gene encoding ras-related protein RABE1c-like — MATPPARARADYDYLIKLLLIGDSGVGKSCLLLRFSDGSFTTSFITTIGIDFKIRNIEFDSKRIKLQIWDTAGQERFRTITTAYYRGAMGILLVYDVTDESSFNNIRNWIRNIEQHASDNVNKVLVGNKADMDESKRAVPTPKGQALADEYGIKFFETSAKTNLNVEQVFFSIARDIKERLSETDTRPEPSTVRINPTDQPETAPKSACCGS, encoded by the exons ATGGCTACTCCACCTGCAAGGGCTAGAGCTGATTATGATTACCTTATAAAACTTCTCCTAATCGGTGATAGCG GGGTGGGTAAAAGTTGCCTTCTTTTGCGATTTTCTGATGGATCTTTTACAACCAGTTTTATTACTACTATTGG GATTGACTTTAAGATAAGAAATATTGAGTTTGACAGCAAGCGTATCAAACTACAAATCTGGGATACTGCTGGACAGGAACGGTTCAGAACTATAACAACAG CTTACTACCGTGGAGCCATGGGCATTTTGTTGGTGTATGATGTTACCGATGAATCATCCTTTAATA ATATCAGAAACTGGATCAGAAACATTGAACAGCATGCCTCTGACAATGTCAACAAGGTTCTCGTTGGAAATAAGGCTGATATGGATGAAAGTAAGAGG GCAGTGCCTACCCCCAAGGGTCAAGCACTTGCTGACGAGTATGGAATCAAATTCTTTGAGACT AGtgcaaaaacaaatctaaatgtGGAGCAGGTTTTCTTTTCCATAGCGAGGGATATAAAAGAAAGGCTTTCTGAAACTGACACAAGACCCGAG CCTTCAACAGTTAGGATTAACCCAACAGACCAGCCTGAAACCGCACCAAAATCAGCTTGCTGTGGTTCTTAA
- the LOC113271577 gene encoding signal recognition particle subunit SRP68-like yields MAKENEAISMEIDDKKTDQMNPKFSINVLQLLKSAQMQHGLRHGDYTRYRRYCTARLRRLYKSLKFTHGQGKYNKRAITETTVTEVRYLHVLLYTAERAWSHAMEKRQLPNGPVPCQRIYLIGRLRKAVKWASLFAQLCAVKGDSRTSLEAEAYASFMKGTLLFELEQNWETALMSFKSARAVYEQLGKYGDIENQILCRERVQELDPNINYCSIKAGKSNIKTSELADMGQMEGPALDLFKAKLEAVMDEARSQQAASMTEFNWLGHRFPVANAKTRVSILKAQELEKDLHGSAAVPAEKKVVMYDKIFAAYHEARSCIRKDLVNAGDTENVKDDLSGLDKAVSAVLGQRTIERNQLLVSIAKSKFSRNRDDKVEKATKPEGLVRLYDLLIQNASDLSDLVTSRRDSTPEEVAFAEEFELKNQVFRAERCFYLAKSYSLAGKRAEAYVLYSRARSLAESTLQKLKAMSSFDKDIIQDLEVLYNNSRSNICIEHAAGIMEEEKAPEKLTKGVSNISLAEGGNKAEIFLLEKLDVYESLVADPNSKGVPHIEPFPPVFQAVPRNPIVLDIAFNSIEFPSLESRMKKEKKGLISRFWG; encoded by the exons ATGGCGAAGGAAAATGAAGCAATCTCGATGGAAATCGATGACAAAAAGACTGATCAGATGAACCCTAAATTCTCCATTAATG TACTGCAACTATTAAAATCTGCTCAGATGCAACATGGATTACGCCATGGAGATTACACTCGTTATCG GAGATACTGTACAGCGCGGTTGAGGAGATTGTATAAGTCATTGAAGTTTACTCATGGGCAAGGGAAATACAATAAGAGGGCTATAACTGAGACTACTGTTACTGAAGTTAG GTACCTCCATGTACTTCTGTATACAGCAGAAAGGGCTTGGAGTCATGCCATGGAGAAAAGGCAGTTGCCTAATGGGCCTGTTCCATGCCAACGTATCTATTTGATTGGTCGATTGAGAAAGGCAGTCAAATGGGCTTCACTTTTTGCGCAGTTGTGTGCCGTCAAAGGAGATTCCAGGACATCACTAGAAGCTGAG GCCTATGCTTCTTTTATGAAGGGCACTCTTCTCTTTGAACTCGAACAGAATTGGGAAACAGCATTAATGAGTTTCAAGAGTGCCAG GGCTGTTTATGAGCAACTTGGCAAGTACGGTGACATAGAAAATCAAATCTTATGCCGTGAGCGTGTTCAAGAGCTGGATCCCAACATCAATTACTGCTCAATCAAGGCTGGTAAATCAAACATAAAGACTTCTGAACTTGCAGATATGGGCCAGATGGAAGGACCTGCATTGGACCTCTTCAAAGCTAAGCTCGAG GCTGTTATGGATGAGGCAAGGTCCCAACAGGCAGCATCCATGACAGAGTTTAATTGGCTCGGTCATAGATTTCCAGTTGCAAATGCCAAGACTCGGGTCTCGATTTTAAAAG CCCAGGAGCTGGAGAAAGATTTGCATGGTTCTGCAGCAGTGCCTGCTGAGAAAAAAGTAGTCATGTATGACAAAATTTTTGCTGCATATCATGAAGCTAGGAGCTGCATCCGCAAGGACTTG GTCAATGCTGGTGATACAGAAAATGTAAAGGACGATTTAAGTGGCTTAGACAAAGCTGTTTCCGCTGTCTTGGGACAACGAACGATTGAGCGAAACCAACTGCTGGTTAGCATTGCAAaaagcaaattttcaagaaaTCGTGATGACAAGGTTGAAAAAGCCACAAAGCCTGAGGGACTTGTTCGCTTATACGATCTTTTAATACAG AATGCTAGTGATCTGTCTGACTTAGTAACCTCTAGGAGAGATAGCACTCCAGAAGAAGTGGCATTTGCTGAGGAATTTGAACTGAAAAATCAGGTGTTTCGGGCAGAGAG GTGCTTCTACTTGGCAAAGTCTTATAGCTTGGCTGGAAAGAGGGCAGAAGCATATGTTTTGTACAGCCGTGCTCGATCCCTTGCTGAAAGCACCCTCCAGAAACTGAAAGCTATGAGTAGCTTTGATAAG GACATAATCCAAGACCTGGAAGTATTGTATAACAACAGCAGATCGAACATTTGCATAGAGCACGCCGCTGGAATTATGGAGGAGGAGAAGGCTCCAGAGAAACTCACAAAAGGAGTCTCTAACATATCGCTAGCTGAAGGTGGCAACAAG GCTGAGATATTCCTTCTCGAGAAACTTGATGTTTACGAATCATTGGTTGCTGATCCTAACAGCAAAGGAGTTCCACATATCGAACCCTTCCCTCCAGTTTTCCAGGCAGTTCCACGGAATCCAATTGTCCTGGATATCGCGTTTAACTCCATCGAGTTCCCATCTCTTGAGAGCAggatgaagaaggaaaagaagggTCTCATCAGTAGGTTCTGGGGATGA